The Apium graveolens cultivar Ventura chromosome 11, ASM990537v1, whole genome shotgun sequence genome has a window encoding:
- the LOC141697164 gene encoding DEAD-box ATP-dependent RNA helicase 15 isoform X2, with the protein MDVICQAKSGMGKTAVFVLSTLQQIEPVAGQVAALVLCHTRELAYQICHEFERFSTYLPDIKVAVFYGGVNIKIHKDLLKNECPHIVVGTPGRVLALARDKELALRNVRHFILDECDKMLESLDMRKDVQEIFKMTPHDKQVMMFSATLSKEIRPVCKKFMQDPMEIYVDDEAKLTLHGLVQHYIKLSELEKNRKLNDLLDALDFNQVVIFVKSVSRAAELNKLLVECNFPSICIHSGMSQEERLTRYKNFKEGHKRILVATDLVGRGIDIERVNIVINYDMPDSADTYLHRVGRAGRFGTKGLAITFVASASDSDVLNQVQERFEVDIKGLPEQIDTSTYMPS; encoded by the exons ATGGATGTTATCTGCCAAGCAAAATCTGGAATGGGAAAAACTGCTGTTTTTGTTCTATCAACACTGCAGCAAATTGAGCCGGTTGCCGGTCAAGTTGCTGCACTTGTTCTATGTCATACAAGGGAATTGGCTTATCAG ATCTGCCACGAGTTTGAGAGGTTTAGCACGTACTTGCCTGACATCAAAGTTGCAGTCTTTTATGGAGGTGTGAACATTAAAATCCACAAGGACCTTCTGAAGAATGAGTGCCCTCATATTGTTGTTGGAACACCTGGTCGTGTACTTGCACTTGCAAGGGACAAGGAACTAGCACTGAGGAATGTGAGGCACTTCATTCTTGATGAATGTGATAAGATGCTTGAGTCTCTTG ACATGAGAAAAGACGTGCAGGAAATTTTTAAGATGACTCCCCATGATAAACAAGTTATGATGTTCTCTGCAACATTGAGCAAGGAAATCCGTCCTGTCTGCAAGAAATTTATGCAAGAT CCAATGgaaatttatgtggatgatgaAGCCAAACTGACCTTACACGGTCTTGTACAG CATTACATCAAATTGAGTGAGCTGGAGAAAAATCGGAAGCTGAATGATCTTCTAGATGCCCTGGACTTCAACCAAGTTGTTATATTTGTCAAAAGTGTCAGCAGGGCAGCTGAGCTGAACAAGTTACTTGTTGAATGCAATTTTCCGTCGATCTGTATCCACTCTGGCATGTCACAAGAAGAAAG GTTAACACGCTACAAGAATTTTAAAGAGGGGCATAAAAGGATTCTCGTGGCAACTGATTTGGTTGGTAGGGGCATTGACATAGAACGTGTCAACATCGTCATCAACTATGACATGCCAGATTCTGCAGATACTTATCTTCACAGG GTTGGTCGTGCTGGTAGATTTGGAACTAAAGGACTTGCAATCACTTTTGTAGCTTCGGCCTCTGACTCTGATGTGCTTAATCAG GTTCAAGAGAGGTTTGAGGTGGATATTAAGGGGCTTCCCGAACAGATTGATACTTCTACATATA TGCCATCATAG
- the LOC141697241 gene encoding LOW QUALITY PROTEIN: EIN3-binding F-box protein 1-like (The sequence of the model RefSeq protein was modified relative to this genomic sequence to represent the inferred CDS: inserted 2 bases in 1 codon) → MSKVFEFSGDVTFCPRGSIYPNPKEASLLFPFGGHHVDVYMPLLKKSRISAPFQFRGETLREKRTSIDILPDECIFEVFRRLSGGQERSSCACVSKRWLSLLSSIRKDEICTTEISNSVEAKEEIVSTKVDKLSKTDKDATTGSDIDEVESVIEDSEVKSDGYLSRCLEGKKATDIRLAAIAIGTSTRGGLGKLSIKGTNSVRGVTNFGLKAIARGCPSLRVLTLWNVSSINDEGLSEIASGCHMLEKLDLRCCPNISDKALLAVAKNCPNLTSLTIESCSNIGNESFQSVGRLCHSLRSVSIKYCPLVGDQGIASLVSSASSLTKLILQTLNISDMSLAVIGHYGKALTDLALVGLQNVTEKGFWVMGNGQGLQLLKSIIINCCQGVTDLGVGAIGKGCPSLKHFCLRKCAILSDNGLVSFAKLCTSLESLQLEECHRITQSGLFAALLNCGESFKALSLASCFGIRDSNMGFPVMFPXCKSLRSLSVRDCPGFGNVCLAILGRICPQLQRLNLTGLNGITDESFLPFIHNCEAGLTKININGCEQLTDKAISAIAKVHGSTLELLNLDGCRHVTDAGLVAIAENCMVLSELDFSKCAVTDHGIAALACAVQINLRILSMWNCSLVSDKSLPFLLKLGETLVGLNIKQCSAISNGTVDLLMEKLWRCDILS, encoded by the exons ATGTCGAAAGTCTTTGAATTTAGTG GAGATGTTACCTTCTGTCCTAGGGGTTCAATATACCCTAATCCAAAAGAAGCAAGCCTTCTTTTTCCCTTTGGAGGTCATCATGTTGATGTATATATGCCTCTTCTTAAGAAGTCCCGCATCAGTGCCCCTTTTCAATTTAGAGGAGAAACACTCAGAGAGAAAAGAACCTCAATCGATATTCTTCCCGATGAATGCATCTTTGAGGTCTTCAGACGTCTTTCTGGAGGACAAGAAAGAAGTTCATGTGCTTGTGTTTCCAAGCGTTGGCTTTCTCTTTTAAGTAGCATCCGCAAGGATGAAATATGTACTACTGAAATCTCTAATTCCGTAGAAGCCAAGGAAGAAATCGTTTCCACTAAGGTAGACAAGCTCTCTAAGACTGATAAGGATGCGACTACTGGCTCAGATATTGATGAAGTTGAATCAGTGATTGAAGATTCAGAAGTAAAAAGTGATGGATACCTTTCTAGGTGTTTGGAAGGAAAGAAAGCTACCGATATCAGACTTGCTGCCATTGCTATTGGAACCAGTACCCGTGGAGGACTTGGCAAGCTTTCTATTAAAGGAACCAATTCAGTTCGTGGGGTTACAAACTTTGGCCTTAAGGCTATTGCTCGTGGTTGTCCTTCTCTAAGGGTCTTGACTTTGTGGAATGTATCTTCTATTAACGATGAAGGTCTTTCTGAAATTGCTAGTGGATGTCACATGCTAGAGAAGCTTGACCTTCGTTGTTGTCCCAATATTTCTGACAAGGCATTGCTGGCTGTTGCAAAGAACTGCCCGAATTTGACTTCTCTGACAATTGAATCTTGTTCAAACATTGGTAACGAAAGTTTTCAGTCTGTTGGTCGTCTCTGTCACAGTTTAAGGTCCGTTTCAATTAAATATTGTCCACTTGTTGGTGATCAAGGAATTGCAAGTCTGGTTTCGTCAGCCAGCTCCCTGACCAAGTTGATCCTCCAGACCTTGAATATCAGTGATATGTCTCTTGCTGTTATTGGTCATTACGGAAAGGCTCTCACAGACCTGGCTCTTGTTGGCCTCCAGAATGTAACTGAAAAGGGCTTTTGGGTAATGGGTAATGGTCAAGGTCTGCAATTATTGAAGTCTATCATAATTAACTGTTGCCAAGGAGTTACTGATTTGGGGGTAGGAGCAATAGGAAAAGGATGCCCAAGCTTGAAGCATTTTTGCCTTCGTAAATGCGCAATTCTGTCAGACAATGGTTTGGTTTCTTTTGCCAAGCTTTGTACTTCACTGGAGAGCCTACAGTTGGAAGAATGCCACAGGATCACTCAATCTGGGTTGTTTGCTGCGCTCTTAAACTGTGGTGAAAGTTTTAAGGCTCTTTCTTTGGCAAGCTGTTTTGGTATCAGGGACTCAAACATGGGATTCCCCGTTATGTTTCC CTGCAAGTCATTGCGATCTCTATCTGTTCGTGACTGCCCTGGATTCGGTAATGTGTGCTTGGCCATATTGGGGAGAATCTGCCCTCAGTTGCAACGTCTAAACCTTACAGGGCTTAATGGAATAACAGACGAGAGTTTCCTCCCTTTCATTCATAATTGTGAGGCCGGTCTGACAAAGATAAATATAAACGGCTGTGAACAGTTGACCGATAAAGCAATTTCAGCCATTGCAAAGGTGCATGGTAGCACTCTTGAGCTTTTGAATCTTGATGGTTGCAGGCATGTAACTGATGCTGGCTTGGTAGCTATCGCTGAGAATTGTATGGTGCTAAGCGAACTCGATTTTTCCAAATGTGCGGTTACCGATCATGGCATTGCAGCATTGGCATGTGCTGTCCAGATTAACTTGAGGATTCTTTCCATGTGGAACTGCTCCCTAGTTTCTGACAAGAGTTTGCCCTTCCTTCTGAAGCTGGGTGAAACCCTTGTCGGACTTAATATCAAGCAATGTTCTGCTATTAGCAATGGCACGGTTGATCTGCTTATGGAGAAACTCTGGAGGTGTGATATCCTCTCGTAA
- the LOC141697164 gene encoding DEAD-box ATP-dependent RNA helicase 15 isoform X1 produces MGENKDNDAYEEELIDYEEEDEKAPDSVAAKTNGESVKKGYVGIHSSGFRDFLLKPELLRAIVDSGFEHPSEVQHECIPQAILGMDVICQAKSGMGKTAVFVLSTLQQIEPVAGQVAALVLCHTRELAYQICHEFERFSTYLPDIKVAVFYGGVNIKIHKDLLKNECPHIVVGTPGRVLALARDKELALRNVRHFILDECDKMLESLDMRKDVQEIFKMTPHDKQVMMFSATLSKEIRPVCKKFMQDPMEIYVDDEAKLTLHGLVQHYIKLSELEKNRKLNDLLDALDFNQVVIFVKSVSRAAELNKLLVECNFPSICIHSGMSQEERLTRYKNFKEGHKRILVATDLVGRGIDIERVNIVINYDMPDSADTYLHRVGRAGRFGTKGLAITFVASASDSDVLNQVQERFEVDIKGLPEQIDTSTYMPS; encoded by the exons ATGGGCGAGAACAAGGACAACGACGCGTACGAAGAGGAGCTTATTGACTACGAGGAGGAAGATGAGAAAGCTCCCGACTCTGTCGCCGCCAAAACTAACGGCGAGTCCGTTAAAAA GGGATATGTAGGCATTCACAGTTCCGGATTCAGAGACTTCCTTTTGAAGCCAGAACTTCTGCGAGCTATTGTGGACTCCGGGTTCGAGCATCCGTCTGAAG TGCAACACGAGTGTATCCCTCAAGCTATCTTGGGCATGGATGTTATCTGCCAAGCAAAATCTGGAATGGGAAAAACTGCTGTTTTTGTTCTATCAACACTGCAGCAAATTGAGCCGGTTGCCGGTCAAGTTGCTGCACTTGTTCTATGTCATACAAGGGAATTGGCTTATCAG ATCTGCCACGAGTTTGAGAGGTTTAGCACGTACTTGCCTGACATCAAAGTTGCAGTCTTTTATGGAGGTGTGAACATTAAAATCCACAAGGACCTTCTGAAGAATGAGTGCCCTCATATTGTTGTTGGAACACCTGGTCGTGTACTTGCACTTGCAAGGGACAAGGAACTAGCACTGAGGAATGTGAGGCACTTCATTCTTGATGAATGTGATAAGATGCTTGAGTCTCTTG ACATGAGAAAAGACGTGCAGGAAATTTTTAAGATGACTCCCCATGATAAACAAGTTATGATGTTCTCTGCAACATTGAGCAAGGAAATCCGTCCTGTCTGCAAGAAATTTATGCAAGAT CCAATGgaaatttatgtggatgatgaAGCCAAACTGACCTTACACGGTCTTGTACAG CATTACATCAAATTGAGTGAGCTGGAGAAAAATCGGAAGCTGAATGATCTTCTAGATGCCCTGGACTTCAACCAAGTTGTTATATTTGTCAAAAGTGTCAGCAGGGCAGCTGAGCTGAACAAGTTACTTGTTGAATGCAATTTTCCGTCGATCTGTATCCACTCTGGCATGTCACAAGAAGAAAG GTTAACACGCTACAAGAATTTTAAAGAGGGGCATAAAAGGATTCTCGTGGCAACTGATTTGGTTGGTAGGGGCATTGACATAGAACGTGTCAACATCGTCATCAACTATGACATGCCAGATTCTGCAGATACTTATCTTCACAGG GTTGGTCGTGCTGGTAGATTTGGAACTAAAGGACTTGCAATCACTTTTGTAGCTTCGGCCTCTGACTCTGATGTGCTTAATCAG GTTCAAGAGAGGTTTGAGGTGGATATTAAGGGGCTTCCCGAACAGATTGATACTTCTACATATA TGCCATCATAG